The genomic stretch AGCTCAATGGCTTCCAAGTCCCTGTCAATGGCAATAAGAAAACCCTTATTTGAAATCTTTTCAAGAATTCTTTTTGAATGTCCACCAAGACCAAAAGTAGCATCAACATAAATTCCATCCGGATTTGTAATCAAAAAAGATACAGACTCTTCAAGTAGTACTGGTATATGCTCAAACATCAGAATTTCATCTGCTCCTCTCAAAACTTATATACCCAATTCTTCCATTTTTTGTGCTATCCTATCAACAGAAAGGTTCTCATTGGTCATTTCTTTTAGCCAGTTATCCTCGCTCCATATTTCAATTCTTGTCATTACTCCAATTATAAATACCTCTTTTTGAATACCTGCATATTCTCTGAGGTTCTGGGGAATGAGGACTCTTCCCTGTTTGTCAACCTCGCACTCAGAGGCTCCCGCAAAGAAAAATCTTAAAAATGTTCGTGCTTCTTTGCTTGTAAGTGGAAGTTTTTTGAGCTTTTCCTCAAGTACAGCCCACTCTTTTAAAGAATAACCAAAAAGACAGTTGTCAAGTCCTTTTGTAAGTATGAATCTCTCACCAAGCTCTTCTCTGAATTTAGAAGGAAGAATTATTCTACCTTTACTATCCACCACATGTTTGTATTCTCCTATTAACATTCAACCACTTTACTCCACTTTGAACCACTTTATAAAAATATTCTATACCAACTTGAAAAATCCTTCAACAAATGAAAAAAAAATAGGACAGATTTTTATCTGCCCTATTTTTTATATCTTAAAACTTTTCATCTTTTGTGTTTTGCCCCCCGCTATCAGGCTTTTTTTGACCAAAGCAAACTTTTCTACACATTCCCTTCCTTTTTGATTAGTTTTTTGATCACCATTTCATTTCTCTCCTTGTAATAATCCAAAATAAGCTTGTCCAGCTCTGTACTGACATGATATATCGATTCATAATCAGCATTGTTGTTAATCAGTTCATCCAACTTCTCTCTTAGTTTCATTATTTTTTCTGTTATCATATTCCCACCATCTTACAAAGATTGTATTTTAATTATAAACCCAAACGCGTATTTTGTCAACAAAAATACTCTAAAAATACATTGTACTATTTTTTTGCTATATTTTGTCGAAAAATGACCTGCTGTTCGATACCACAATCGCACTTCCTACAACAATACACAAAACTGCAACAATTTGAGAAACTCTAAAATTTCCTATCATTAAACTGTCTGACCTTAAGGCTTCTATAAAGAATCTGCCGAGAGAGTAAAGTATAAAGTAATACCCTAAAATATCCCCCTCTTTCTTTTTATACTTTCTTAAGAATATCAAAAGTAAGAAGACAAGAAAATCCCATAGAGATTCATACAAAAATGTTGGATGAACCTCTATTCTTTTTCCCGCCTCTCTGCTATAAATCTGCATACGCCACGGAAGATTTGTTTCATACCCGTAAGCTTCCCTGTTTGCAAAGTTACCCCATCTTCCTATTGCCTGTCCTAATATCAGACCGTGAACACCCACATCACATATTTTGAAAAAATTTATTTTTTTTATCTTGCAATAAATGTATGTGATAAAAATTGCACCTATCAGAGCTCCATATATCGCAATTCCACCCTGGCGAATGGCAAATATACTTAAAATATCTCCTTTGAACTCTTTAAAATTAAAAATCACATAATAAGCCCTTGCAAAGATTATTGCAACAGGCGTTGCAATTATTGCAATGTCAAGTAAAATCTCTGGATTTATATCTTCTTTTTTGGCAAAATATGTGCTTACAAGAAAACCACATAAAAAACCAATTGCAATTATAATCCCGTACCATCTAACCTCAAGTCCAAAAATCTTAAATGCTATAGGACTGAAGTCAAACCTCAAACCAAGTCCTGGAAAGACTATGCTATCATCTATCATTTTCCTTTACTCCATACTTTTATTTTTTTCAACCTGCAGGCCATACAATTGATATACAGCTCAAGCTCTCATCAAAAAATTCTTTGAACCTTTTTTCGCACATTTCAAATGATACAGAAGTGATTTCCTTAACATATTCAAAAATATTGACTCCTTTGAAATAGCTGTATATAAACTCAACAGAGAGTTTTTCAGGATTGTCAAACTTTCTCAAGTGGCTTCCCAGCACAACCTTTTTTGCCCTCTCAAACTCTTTCCTATCAATTCCTTTTTTCTTGACATCCTCAATGTGCTCAATTATTCTTCTGTAAACCTCTTCAGGATCTTTGCTCTCTCCACCAATCATAAAGAATGAATATTCAGGCTCACAGTTGTACTCAAACCCAAAGTTCTGGTTGATAAGCCCTTCTTTATAAAGCTTTTCATAAAAATCTGTGGATTTCCCAAATAGCATCTCAGCCACTATCTGTGTTTGGATATCCTTCATTATCATCTCATATGGCGGAAGGTCATTTTGATTGTCTTTAAAGCCTATATAGAAGATTGGCACTGCCACCGAAAGCCTTGCCTCTATCTTTTTTTGATTTACTTCTTCGGGCTCATCAGGATAAATCCTTTCTATCAGGCTTTGATATTCTTTTGTCTTTTCCATCCTTTCAATTGTATCAAAAATTTTTTTAGGGTCTACATCACCGCATACAACAATTATCATATTGCTTGGATGATAGAATGTATTATAACACAAATACAAATCCTCTTTTGTAATTTTTTGAATACTTTCTAAGGTTCCTGCAATGTCAATTTTCACAGGATTGTTTACATAAAGTGCATTCAAGAGATTAAAATAAACCCTCCAGTTTGGATTATCCTGGTACATTCTTATCTCCTGTCCAATTATTCCTTTTTCTTTCTCGACATTTTGATCAGTAAAATATGGATTTTGAACAAAATCTAAGAGAATCTCAAAATTTTCATAAAAGTTTTGAGTGGATATAAAATAGTAGACTGTTTCTTTGAATGAAGTAAATGCATTTGCCATTGCACCAAACTTTGCAAATCTGTCAAACACATTTCCTTCTTCTTCCTCAAACAATTTGTGTTCCAAAAAATGTGCAATGCCATCTGGAACCTCAACAACCTCTTTTGTTTTTGGATGAACAAACTTGCTATCAACAGAACCGTATTTTGTTGCAAACCCCGCAAATGCCTTGCTGAAGTTTTTCTTTTTTATGACAAAAGCTTTCAGTCCATTTGAATATGAATTTATATAAATCTCTTCATTGAGAGCATCATCATAAATCCTTTCCATCTTTAGCAACACCTCTGTTTTTCAAAAAATATACAGTATCAAGCTCAAACCTGTTCGCTATCCTTTTTATATCCTCTATATTCACATTTCTGAGGTTTTCAAAGACTTCCATGGGTTCTATTATTTGTCCAACTAATGCCTGATTTAAATAAAAACTCAGAAGATCTCTTGGACTGTCATATATAGCCATCAGGGCTGTTTTATAATAGTTTATTGCACTTTCATATTCGATATCATCAATATTCCCATTTTTGATATCCTCTATCTGCTGCAAAATCAGATTTAAAGCCTTTTCATAGTTTTTAATCTCAATTCCAGAGCTAATAATCATTACAGATTTGAACCTGTCAATCCTTGAAAATACGTAGTAGCACAAAGAAGCTTTTTCTCTAACATTTTCAAAAAGTTTTGATTTTGGAGATGCTCCTAAAATTCCGTTGAGCATCAAAAGTTTGTAATAATCCTCAGATGTCACATCCACATTTGTTCTTATCCCAAGGGCAATTTTGCCTTGATTTACTTCCATTTCTTCTGTTACATATCTTGTGTTTTCAAATGGAATGTTTACAAAAAAATCATTGTGTATACTCTCTCTCTTTTCCTCTCCAAAAATCTCTAATGCTTTTGAAGTTGCCCATTCTTCATCATAGTCACCATAGACAAACACGTACATAGGCTTTTTGGTAATAACCTCTTGGTATTGTGAAAAGAGCTTTTCTTTTGTGATGGTTTGCAAATCATCAACATTTCCTTTTTCATAAAGAGCATAATTTTGCCCCTCAAACATAATCTCTATACATCTGTCAATTGCATATTGAACCTTGTCGTTTATCCTGCTTTCAATCTCCTGTTTTAGATTGTTCTTCTCTTGCAATATAGCTTCTTCTTCAAATCCACCGCCATATTTTATTGGACCATATATGATGTCATACAAAAACTGTAGCGCTTTTGTATAAAGGTTTTCTCCTGCAAATCTATCATTTAAAAAGCTTATTGCAAATGAAATTGCCTGTAGGTCACCCTTTTTATCCACATCAATGCTCAAAGATGCACCATACATATTGTCCAAAAATCTATTTATTTCTTTCATATCTTTGTACTTGTTGTTCCCTCTTATTAAAACCATTGGAAACAGGGCATTCAAAGTATTTTTTTCTCTTTCAAGCCTGTCTATAAAGGTAACTGCTATTCTATTTATCTTGAACCTGTCATCACAAAATGCCATGTAAAAGTTGTTGTTTTTTCCTTTCTTTTGCATCTTCCCATCTCCTCAAATGTCTGCTTGTTAAAAGCTTCTTTTCTTAATTTTATTTTACCCTTTTTTTGCAAATCCATCAACAAATTTGCCATCTTCATAGTTCAGAAGATATTATCTCTTCAAATTTTAAAAGTAACTTCCTAAATAGTTCTATATACTCATATTTAATGTTGTTATAAATCTCACAAGCCATTTTTTGGTTATATAAATGTGAAGTCATATTTCTATCTGAAAGCATTTTAAGCCACTTGTCACCCTCTTCTATAATGCCATTTTGATATGCGTACTTTATAACGGTCCGAGGATTGTTAATCTCCAAACCAGTATACTTCAAATATTCCCTCATGAGCTTCCATGAAAGTTCAAAGACAAATTCAAATCTCTGGATTGCCCCGTCCATAATAATATCCTTGTCCGGCTGTATACTCATACCTTCTTCTAATCTTTTTAAAGCACTCTTAAAATCTTCAAATTTCTCTACTATTCTCTCTTTCATATATAATTACTCCTTCTTTTATGATA from Caldicellulosiruptor kronotskyensis 2002 encodes the following:
- the yfmF gene encoding EF-P 5-aminopentanol modification-associated protein YfmF, producing MQKKGKNNNFYMAFCDDRFKINRIAVTFIDRLEREKNTLNALFPMVLIRGNNKYKDMKEINRFLDNMYGASLSIDVDKKGDLQAISFAISFLNDRFAGENLYTKALQFLYDIIYGPIKYGGGFEEEAILQEKNNLKQEIESRINDKVQYAIDRCIEIMFEGQNYALYEKGNVDDLQTITKEKLFSQYQEVITKKPMYVFVYGDYDEEWATSKALEIFGEEKRESIHNDFFVNIPFENTRYVTEEMEVNQGKIALGIRTNVDVTSEDYYKLLMLNGILGASPKSKLFENVREKASLCYYVFSRIDRFKSVMIISSGIEIKNYEKALNLILQQIEDIKNGNIDDIEYESAINYYKTALMAIYDSPRDLLSFYLNQALVGQIIEPMEVFENLRNVNIEDIKRIANRFELDTVYFLKNRGVAKDGKDL
- the lgt gene encoding prolipoprotein diacylglyceryl transferase yields the protein MIDDSIVFPGLGLRFDFSPIAFKIFGLEVRWYGIIIAIGFLCGFLVSTYFAKKEDINPEILLDIAIIATPVAIIFARAYYVIFNFKEFKGDILSIFAIRQGGIAIYGALIGAIFITYIYCKIKKINFFKICDVGVHGLILGQAIGRWGNFANREAYGYETNLPWRMQIYSREAGKRIEVHPTFLYESLWDFLVFLLLIFLRKYKKKEGDILGYYFILYSLGRFFIEALRSDSLMIGNFRVSQIVAVLCIVVGSAIVVSNSRSFFDKI
- the yfmH gene encoding EF-P 5-aminopentanol modification-associated protein YfmH; its protein translation is MERIYDDALNEEIYINSYSNGLKAFVIKKKNFSKAFAGFATKYGSVDSKFVHPKTKEVVEVPDGIAHFLEHKLFEEEEGNVFDRFAKFGAMANAFTSFKETVYYFISTQNFYENFEILLDFVQNPYFTDQNVEKEKGIIGQEIRMYQDNPNWRVYFNLLNALYVNNPVKIDIAGTLESIQKITKEDLYLCYNTFYHPSNMIIVVCGDVDPKKIFDTIERMEKTKEYQSLIERIYPDEPEEVNQKKIEARLSVAVPIFYIGFKDNQNDLPPYEMIMKDIQTQIVAEMLFGKSTDFYEKLYKEGLINQNFGFEYNCEPEYSFFMIGGESKDPEEVYRRIIEHIEDVKKKGIDRKEFERAKKVVLGSHLRKFDNPEKLSVEFIYSYFKGVNIFEYVKEITSVSFEMCEKRFKEFFDESLSCISIVWPAG
- a CDS encoding nucleotidyltransferase substrate binding protein, with the translated sequence MKERIVEKFEDFKSALKRLEEGMSIQPDKDIIMDGAIQRFEFVFELSWKLMREYLKYTGLEINNPRTVIKYAYQNGIIEEGDKWLKMLSDRNMTSHLYNQKMACEIYNNIKYEYIELFRKLLLKFEEIISSEL
- the mraZ gene encoding division/cell wall cluster transcriptional repressor MraZ gives rise to the protein MLIGEYKHVVDSKGRIILPSKFREELGERFILTKGLDNCLFGYSLKEWAVLEEKLKKLPLTSKEARTFLRFFFAGASECEVDKQGRVLIPQNLREYAGIQKEVFIIGVMTRIEIWSEDNWLKEMTNENLSVDRIAQKMEELGI
- a CDS encoding Spo0E family sporulation regulatory protein-aspartic acid phosphatase, with product MITEKIMKLREKLDELINNNADYESIYHVSTELDKLILDYYKERNEMVIKKLIKKEGNV